In Candidatus Paceibacterota bacterium, one genomic interval encodes:
- a CDS encoding biopolymer transporter ExbD, with product MPVKLGTKHTADNPEARIEIIPLIDIMFFLLAAFMLVSLSLVNLKSVKVDLPTASAASAEAMRPLVSLTVNRSGVVFLDRKPVGSRELMTTLAAWHTTNQALRVCISGDREARHGDIIRVLDLVHAAGVDKVAFEIRTPTAQRAP from the coding sequence ATGCCGGTCAAACTTGGCACCAAACACACAGCCGATAATCCCGAGGCGCGCATCGAGATCATTCCGCTGATTGACATCATGTTCTTTCTGCTCGCGGCCTTCATGCTCGTGAGCCTGAGCCTGGTCAACCTCAAGAGCGTCAAGGTGGACCTCCCCACCGCGTCGGCTGCCAGCGCTGAAGCCATGAGGCCTTTGGTCAGCCTCACGGTCAACCGCTCGGGGGTGGTCTTCCTGGACCGCAAACCCGTCGGATCCCGCGAACTGATGACCACTCTGGCGGCCTGGCACACGACCAACCAGGCGCTCCGCGTCTGCATCAGCGGGGACCGGGAGGCTCGCCATGGCGATATCATCCGAGTGCTGGACCTGGTGCATGCCGCCGGCGTGGACAAGGTGGCCTTTGAGATCCGAACGCCGACCGCCCAACGCGCGCCATGA
- a CDS encoding FAD-dependent oxidoreductase has translation MNRRDFLSLASATAGYTVLVRADNLAAAPEDGSRAFDAIAPAAPPAARFAGEPHMILVDLACDVFVAGGGMSGVCAAISAARHGAKVILAQDRSRLGGNASSEVRMHIVGADCSGKRLGWREGGLIEELRLDDAAQNPHRCFELWDLLLYDKVRSEPNATLLLDATLFAAETKGGEIQRVMVRCDKTEHLYRIRAKVYLDCTGDSRLALEAGAELRWGREAKGEFNESLALDTADRQTQGSSILFTARDYGKPVPFTPPPWARKVTREQLKLRPIRSWEYGYWWIEWGGQLNTIRDNERIRFELLRIVMGVWDYIKNSGDKPDSANWGMDWVGMIPGKRESRRIMGDHILTQRDLTEEDVRFEDAVCMGGWPLDDHPPSGFDRSDEKPGIQIYPRQPYNIPLRSLYSRNVRNLMMAGRNISASHVAFSSTRVMSTCAVMGQAAGTAAALCTRAGLVPRQLAQDNARLAELQQVLLRDDQTIVGARNADPKDLARQAAVSASDELPGAEARHVLDGWVRDLPKRTEHVWAARMSENGAWIELTWPQPQKLRHIQITFDTGFQRLLRLTAQASYSTRIIRGPQPETVRDYELHWTDAAGRTRSLAKVAGNYQRLNRHEFTPVEAKAVRLHITATNGADTARVYEIRCYA, from the coding sequence ATGAATCGCAGGGACTTTCTCAGCCTTGCCAGCGCCACTGCCGGGTACACCGTGCTTGTCCGCGCCGATAACCTGGCTGCTGCGCCAGAGGACGGCTCCCGGGCCTTCGACGCGATTGCTCCGGCCGCGCCCCCGGCAGCGCGCTTTGCCGGCGAGCCGCACATGATCCTGGTGGACCTGGCGTGCGACGTGTTCGTGGCGGGAGGCGGCATGTCCGGCGTGTGCGCGGCCATCTCGGCGGCGCGCCATGGCGCGAAGGTGATCCTGGCGCAGGACCGCTCGCGGCTCGGCGGCAACGCCTCGAGCGAAGTGCGGATGCACATCGTCGGCGCGGATTGCAGCGGCAAGCGCCTCGGCTGGCGCGAGGGCGGGCTAATCGAGGAATTGCGGCTCGACGACGCGGCGCAAAACCCGCACCGCTGCTTCGAGCTGTGGGACCTGCTGCTCTACGACAAGGTCCGCAGCGAGCCCAACGCCACGCTGCTGCTCGATGCGACCTTGTTCGCGGCCGAGACGAAGGGCGGCGAAATTCAGCGGGTCATGGTGCGGTGCGACAAGACGGAGCACCTTTACCGCATCCGGGCGAAGGTTTATCTCGATTGCACGGGCGACAGCCGGCTGGCGCTCGAAGCCGGCGCGGAGCTGCGCTGGGGACGCGAGGCCAAAGGCGAGTTCAACGAATCACTCGCCCTCGACACCGCAGACCGGCAGACGCAGGGCTCGAGCATCCTCTTTACGGCGCGGGATTATGGAAAGCCCGTGCCCTTCACGCCGCCTCCGTGGGCGCGCAAAGTCACCCGGGAGCAGCTCAAGCTTCGGCCCATCAGGTCCTGGGAATACGGCTACTGGTGGATCGAATGGGGCGGGCAGCTCAACACGATCCGCGACAACGAGCGCATCCGTTTCGAGCTGTTGCGCATTGTCATGGGCGTGTGGGACTACATCAAGAATTCGGGCGACAAACCCGACAGCGCGAACTGGGGCATGGATTGGGTTGGGATGATCCCCGGCAAACGCGAGTCCCGCCGCATCATGGGCGACCACATCCTCACCCAGCGCGACCTGACGGAGGAAGACGTGCGATTCGAGGACGCCGTTTGTATGGGCGGCTGGCCCCTGGACGACCATCCGCCCAGCGGCTTTGACCGTTCGGACGAAAAGCCGGGCATCCAGATCTACCCGCGGCAGCCCTACAACATCCCGCTGCGTTCACTCTACAGCCGCAACGTTCGCAACCTGATGATGGCGGGGCGGAACATCTCCGCCAGCCACGTGGCGTTCTCCTCCACGCGCGTGATGTCCACCTGCGCCGTGATGGGCCAGGCCGCGGGCACCGCGGCGGCGCTCTGCACCCGCGCCGGCCTCGTCCCCCGCCAGCTCGCCCAGGACAACGCGCGGTTGGCCGAGCTGCAGCAGGTCCTCCTGCGCGATGACCAGACGATCGTCGGCGCGCGCAACGCCGACCCGAAAGACCTCGCGCGCCAGGCTGCGGTTTCGGCGTCGGACGAATTGCCGGGCGCCGAGGCCAGGCATGTCCTGGACGGCTGGGTGCGCGACCTGCCGAAGCGAACGGAGCACGTTTGGGCGGCCCGGATGTCCGAAAACGGTGCCTGGATCGAGCTGACCTGGCCGCAGCCGCAGAAGCTCCGCCACATCCAAATCACGTTCGACACCGGGTTCCAGCGGCTGCTCCGATTGACCGCGCAGGCCAGTTACAGCACGCGCATCATCCGCGGGCCGCAACCGGAGACGGTGCGCGATTACGAGTTGCATTGGACGGACGCGGCCGGCCGGACCCGCTCGCTGGCAAAAGTGGCCGGCAATTACCAGCGCTTGAACCGCCACGAGTTCACGCCCGTCGAGGCGAAGGCCGTCCGCCTGCATATCACCGCCACGAACGGCGCCGACACGGCGCGCGTGTACGAAATCCGCTGCTACGCTTAG
- a CDS encoding PmoA family protein encodes MSAERLILVPLLFAGMVAQAATFRFTSIDDKSCGLWEGEKPVFVYNHGVMLKEGVPADRARSSYVHPLYGLDGEVLTDDFPKDHYHHRGLFWSWPHVTIDGKDYDLWMLKGIRHEFDQWEQEAKSRRAVLKVQNYWVADGCRVMKEVAEFTVFPATKDARAIDVKFTWTPLKQPITLAGAEGKSYGGLTLRFAPRTDTVITTPLGIDEKDLPMTRLPWADLTAAYPGVGRPSGAAIFISPKHPDFPPMWLTRHYGVLCVGWPGVEAQTFPAGRDIVCSYRVLVHRNLLGKDQLQKFYDTYSRAQKK; translated from the coding sequence ATGAGTGCAGAACGATTAATCCTGGTCCCCCTGTTGTTCGCCGGCATGGTGGCACAAGCGGCGACCTTCCGCTTCACTTCAATCGACGACAAATCCTGCGGACTGTGGGAAGGAGAGAAGCCTGTTTTTGTCTATAACCACGGAGTCATGCTCAAAGAGGGCGTCCCGGCCGACCGGGCTCGCAGTTCATATGTTCATCCCCTTTATGGCTTGGATGGCGAAGTGCTCACCGATGATTTCCCGAAGGACCATTACCATCATCGCGGGCTGTTCTGGTCCTGGCCCCATGTGACAATAGACGGCAAGGATTACGATTTGTGGATGCTCAAAGGCATTCGACACGAGTTCGATCAATGGGAACAGGAAGCCAAATCGAGAAGAGCCGTGCTCAAAGTGCAGAACTACTGGGTGGCTGACGGGTGCAGGGTCATGAAAGAAGTCGCGGAGTTCACTGTGTTTCCCGCCACAAAGGATGCGAGGGCCATTGACGTAAAGTTCACCTGGACACCCCTGAAACAGCCGATCACCCTGGCCGGCGCCGAAGGGAAAAGCTATGGCGGGTTAACCTTGCGATTCGCTCCGCGAACGGACACGGTCATCACGACTCCTTTGGGCATTGACGAGAAAGACTTGCCGATGACCCGGTTGCCCTGGGCGGATCTGACGGCGGCCTACCCCGGAGTGGGTCGCCCAAGCGGCGCGGCGATCTTCATCTCCCCGAAGCACCCCGATTTCCCGCCCATGTGGCTCACGCGGCATTATGGCGTTCTGTGCGTGGGATGGCCCGGCGTGGAGGCGCAGACCTTTCCGGCCGGAAGGGACATCGTTTGCAGTTACCGGGTGCTGGTGCACAGGAATCTCCTCGGGAAAGACCAGCTCCAGAAGTTCTACGACACCTACTCGCGCGCTCAGAAAAAGTGA
- a CDS encoding GDSL-type esterase/lipase family protein, which yields MGAWTGMPWPVTAGMGLLGVAAIVAAAPLASRRLRLRIWALAIAWVCIGIVLAGGVSASGARATLGSYLDYYYVALAWIMAAAVFPASRAMPGGESRGWWRLLGLCWAMLGGVMWLGASYLNNHTGAFFMGLLILLALLVLCHFWFRLRMPALLAVNTFILLILGLPLTDLAVRCVSSLRGDLDPRRQSYLYAAAQEDPVAFGRWWNSFITQWRRAEQQFKVPDPDPVLLFRLRPNTRVRMAQSAFVINSRGFRGPEIPAEKGNAYRIVALGESTTFGITLYREQRPWPELLEQLIRERLKPARPVQVINAGVPGYRLDQNLYRFPTEILPLKPDMVISYHGINAFSSLRDAVPFASGASPPAYTRRPLRLLADAEYRLRLMRSHNRRPPKPIPAPATLTDPLATPYAQFYRQLIQLARTNNIRLALANFSMAVNERSAPAIVEFYQAGYPNAPWQIQANLVHSTIVQAAAAQHPEVCFVDTRPQLDGEHDKFIDLVHLAPSGDQQLAESFFQALRPILELDLLRP from the coding sequence ATGGGTGCCTGGACGGGAATGCCCTGGCCGGTAACGGCGGGAATGGGGCTGCTGGGTGTCGCCGCGATAGTGGCCGCCGCCCCGCTCGCCAGCCGGCGTTTGCGGCTCCGCATTTGGGCGTTGGCCATCGCATGGGTTTGCATCGGGATCGTGCTGGCGGGCGGAGTGTCGGCAAGCGGCGCGCGGGCCACGCTTGGCAGTTACCTGGACTACTACTACGTGGCGCTGGCGTGGATCATGGCCGCCGCCGTTTTCCCGGCGAGCCGTGCCATGCCCGGCGGCGAATCAAGGGGATGGTGGCGGCTGCTCGGGTTGTGCTGGGCCATGCTGGGCGGCGTGATGTGGCTGGGAGCTTCGTATTTGAACAATCACACTGGCGCCTTCTTCATGGGCTTGCTGATCCTTCTGGCCTTGCTGGTCCTGTGCCACTTCTGGTTCCGCCTGAGAATGCCGGCCCTTCTCGCGGTCAACACGTTCATCCTGCTTATCCTGGGTCTTCCCCTCACGGATCTCGCAGTTCGGTGCGTCAGCTCACTTCGCGGGGATCTCGACCCGCGCCGACAGTCTTACCTCTACGCCGCCGCGCAAGAAGACCCCGTCGCTTTCGGCCGCTGGTGGAATTCCTTCATCACCCAGTGGCGGCGGGCCGAACAGCAGTTCAAAGTGCCGGACCCCGACCCCGTCCTGCTGTTCCGGTTGCGGCCAAACACCCGCGTCCGGATGGCTCAAAGCGCGTTCGTCATCAACAGCCGCGGTTTTCGCGGCCCGGAGATCCCCGCGGAGAAGGGCAACGCCTACCGCATCGTGGCGCTGGGCGAATCCACCACCTTTGGCATTACGCTGTACCGGGAGCAGCGCCCGTGGCCGGAGTTGCTCGAGCAATTGATCCGGGAGCGGCTCAAACCTGCCCGCCCCGTGCAGGTTATCAACGCTGGCGTGCCGGGGTACCGGCTGGACCAAAACCTCTATCGCTTCCCGACGGAAATCCTGCCGCTCAAGCCGGATATGGTGATTTCCTATCACGGCATCAACGCCTTCAGCTCGCTGCGGGATGCCGTCCCGTTCGCCAGCGGCGCAAGCCCGCCGGCCTACACGCGCCGACCGCTTCGGCTGCTTGCCGACGCTGAATACCGCCTCAGGCTCATGCGTTCCCACAACCGCCGACCGCCAAAGCCCATCCCTGCGCCGGCGACGCTCACAGACCCCCTGGCAACACCTTACGCGCAGTTCTACCGGCAGTTGATCCAATTGGCCCGCACCAACAACATCCGGTTGGCACTGGCCAATTTCTCCATGGCCGTCAACGAGCGCAGCGCCCCGGCAATCGTTGAATTCTACCAGGCGGGTTATCCCAACGCGCCGTGGCAAATCCAAGCCAATCTCGTGCATTCCACGATTGTCCAAGCGGCCGCCGCGCAACACCCGGAGGTCTGCTTTGTGGATACTCGTCCTCAGCTTGACGGCGAGCACGACAAATTCATAGACCTTGTGCATCTTGCCCCGTCTGGCGACCAGCAACTGGCCGAGAGCTTCTTCCAGGCACTCCGGCCCATCCTGGAGCTAGACCTGCTCAGGCCTTAA